A window of the Arcobacter sp. F155 genome harbors these coding sequences:
- a CDS encoding UbiX family flavin prenyltransferase, with amino-acid sequence MKLVVAITGASGSRLGLKLIQNLPSNVEVHAVISKSAKKALKLEENINIKDLINERENSFIYKETQIEAPISSGSFKTDKMIILPCSMNTLAKCAVGISDNLITRAFTVMLKENRDIILAPREMPYSSIALENMLKLSKLGVTIAPPTLAYYSKQDSLEMMEDFMIGKWFDLLKIDHNLYKRWE; translated from the coding sequence ATGAAATTAGTTGTTGCTATAACTGGTGCTAGTGGTTCTAGACTAGGTTTAAAATTAATACAAAATCTTCCTAGCAATGTAGAAGTACATGCAGTTATCTCTAAGAGCGCAAAAAAAGCTTTAAAACTTGAAGAAAACATAAATATAAAAGATTTGATAAATGAAAGAGAAAACTCATTTATCTATAAAGAAACTCAAATAGAAGCCCCTATCTCATCGGGTTCGTTTAAAACGGACAAGATGATTATTCTTCCTTGTTCTATGAATACTCTTGCAAAATGTGCTGTTGGAATTAGTGATAATTTAATCACTAGAGCATTTACAGTTATGCTAAAAGAGAATAGAGATATTATCTTAGCCCCTAGAGAAATGCCTTACTCTTCAATTGCTTTGGAGAATATGCTAAAACTTTCAAAACTAGGTGTAACTATTGCTCCTCCTACACTTGCATACTATTCTAAGCAGGATAGTCTAGAAATGATGGAAGACTTTATGATAGGAAAATGGTTTGATTTATTAAAAATTGACCACAATTTATATAAAAGATGGGAATAA
- the hisS gene encoding histidine--tRNA ligase: MANIQSLRGMNDILGEDSKYFTYFIENASRIAKNYGFSYLETPILEETALFKRSVGESSDIVNKEMYQFIDKGENDVCLRPEGTAGVVRSFVQNKFDRAGGTYKWFYYGPMFRYERPQKGRLRQFHQFGCEVFGQASVYEDANIIMMLKDILDFFEIKFTLQLNSLGCPTCMPTYRENLVKHLTSFKDDLCEDCNRRIETNPIRVLDCKNENCQKLLYNAPKITNNLCEKCDTDFEKLKEILDFNGIEYEIDTNLVRGLDYYSQTAFEFTSNEIGAQSAIAGGGRYDKLVEFLGGRETPGIGFAIGIERLLELVKMKEQKEDIVYVGAMDDKALNLVSKVVNEKRKTTKTIMEYTSRGFGKHFKLAEKQGANIVALIGENELNDNTIYVKNIETQEEKTIKIEDF; encoded by the coding sequence ATGGCTAATATTCAAAGTTTAAGAGGAATGAATGACATTTTAGGTGAAGATAGTAAGTACTTTACATACTTTATTGAAAATGCATCAAGAATTGCAAAGAACTATGGTTTTTCATATCTTGAGACTCCTATACTAGAAGAAACAGCCCTTTTTAAAAGATCTGTAGGAGAAAGCTCTGATATTGTAAATAAAGAAATGTATCAATTCATTGACAAAGGTGAAAATGACGTATGTTTAAGACCTGAGGGAACTGCTGGTGTTGTTAGAAGTTTTGTTCAAAATAAATTTGATAGAGCTGGGGGAACATATAAGTGGTTTTACTATGGACCAATGTTTAGATATGAAAGACCTCAAAAAGGAAGACTAAGACAGTTCCACCAATTTGGTTGTGAAGTGTTTGGTCAAGCTTCTGTTTATGAAGATGCAAACATTATTATGATGTTAAAAGATATCCTTGATTTCTTTGAAATTAAGTTTACTTTACAACTTAATTCTCTTGGTTGTCCAACTTGTATGCCAACGTATAGAGAAAACCTAGTTAAGCATTTAACAAGTTTTAAAGATGATCTTTGTGAAGACTGTAATAGAAGGATTGAGACAAATCCGATTAGAGTTTTAGACTGTAAAAATGAAAACTGTCAAAAACTATTATACAATGCTCCTAAAATCACTAATAATCTTTGTGAAAAATGCGACACTGATTTTGAAAAACTAAAAGAGATTTTAGACTTTAATGGCATTGAATATGAGATAGATACAAACCTAGTTAGAGGTTTAGATTATTACTCTCAAACTGCATTTGAGTTTACTTCAAATGAGATTGGAGCACAAAGTGCAATTGCAGGAGGAGGAAGATATGACAAACTTGTTGAATTCCTTGGTGGAAGAGAAACTCCTGGTATTGGATTTGCAATTGGTATTGAAAGATTACTAGAACTTGTAAAAATGAAAGAACAAAAAGAGGATATAGTTTATGTAGGTGCAATGGATGATAAAGCATTAAACTTAGTATCTAAAGTTGTAAATGAAAAAAGAAAAACTACAAAAACTATTATGGAATATACATCAAGAGGTTTTGGGAAGCACTTTAAACTTGCAGAAAAGCAAGGAGCAAATATAGTTGCTTTAATTGGTGAAAATGAACTAAATGATAACACTATTTATGTAAAAAATATCGAAACACAAGAAGAAAAAACTATTAAGATTGAGGACTTTTAA
- a CDS encoding HPP family protein: MFAIYNKGGLNFRSTIDNLYSMSNVESLAEARNNTEEGLPKDHSIKEKNKEQGENKKSFEQHLEKDAANTYKEIANIDTKEPIFHISDLMRTDVITLESNNTVSEAYEIMEENEIRQIPILDEQTKKIIGMVTHKVLLDYIFDDLEYAEHNSQKTLDNLELREVITAHPVTDIRRVAKVMVDFSLTAIPVVDENDNIKGIVSRANILKAVANTPPLQIWG; the protein is encoded by the coding sequence ATGTTTGCAATTTACAATAAGGGTGGCTTAAACTTTAGAAGTACTATAGATAATCTTTATTCTATGTCAAATGTTGAGTCATTAGCAGAAGCAAGAAATAATACAGAAGAGGGTTTACCTAAAGACCATAGTATTAAAGAAAAGAATAAAGAGCAAGGGGAAAATAAAAAATCCTTTGAGCAACATTTAGAAAAAGATGCTGCAAATACTTATAAAGAGATTGCGAACATTGATACAAAAGAACCCATTTTTCATATCAGTGATTTGATGAGAACTGATGTTATTACATTAGAGTCTAACAACACAGTAAGTGAAGCATATGAAATTATGGAAGAAAATGAAATAAGACAAATTCCTATCTTAGATGAACAAACAAAAAAAATCATTGGAATGGTAACTCATAAAGTACTTTTAGATTATATTTTTGATGATTTAGAGTACGCAGAACATAACTCACAAAAAACATTAGACAATTTAGAATTAAGAGAAGTTATAACAGCTCATCCTGTAACTGATATTAGAAGGGTTGCAAAAGTAATGGTTGACTTTTCTTTAACTGCAATTCCAGTTGTAGATGAAAATGACAATATCAAAGGAATTGTTTCAAGGGCAAATATTTTAAAAGCTGTTGCAAATACTCCTCCTTTACAGATTTGGGGATAG
- a CDS encoding TatD family hydrolase translates to MDSHCHLDNSQYYDDIDEVIVRALENGIKGFLIPGADLNDLPRAQKLAEKYDEVFFSAGVHPYDIEQYDRKVLEEYISHPKCIAVGECGLDYFRLPEDETEKKENVQLQKEVFIDQIEFAKKVNKPLIVHIREASNDSRMILEEYNAKEVGGVLHCFNASEHLLPLAKHNFYFGIGGVLTFKNARKLVEVLPKIPLEKLILETDCPYLTPHPHRGKRNEPYYTTFVAQKVSELLNMPLEKVEKLTVDNTKALFKQFSKII, encoded by the coding sequence ATAGATTCTCACTGTCACTTAGACAATAGCCAGTATTACGACGATATTGATGAAGTAATAGTTCGTGCACTAGAAAATGGAATTAAAGGTTTTTTAATTCCAGGTGCAGACTTAAATGACCTTCCAAGAGCTCAAAAACTAGCAGAAAAATATGATGAAGTTTTTTTCTCAGCAGGTGTTCACCCTTATGATATAGAACAGTATGATAGAAAGGTTTTAGAAGAGTATATTTCGCACCCTAAATGTATAGCAGTAGGTGAGTGTGGTTTAGACTATTTTAGACTTCCTGAAGATGAGACTGAAAAAAAAGAAAATGTACAGCTACAAAAAGAAGTATTTATTGATCAAATTGAGTTTGCAAAAAAAGTAAATAAACCTTTGATTGTACATATTAGAGAAGCTTCAAATGATTCTAGAATGATTTTAGAAGAGTACAATGCAAAAGAAGTTGGTGGAGTACTACACTGCTTTAATGCAAGTGAGCATTTGTTGCCATTAGCTAAGCATAATTTCTATTTTGGAATAGGTGGAGTTTTAACATTTAAAAATGCTAGAAAACTAGTTGAAGTGTTACCAAAGATTCCATTAGAAAAACTTATTTTAGAGACAGATTGTCCATACTTAACTCCTCATCCACATAGAGGAAAAAGAAATGAGCCTTATTATACAACTTTTGTGGCGCAGAAAGTTTCAGAGCTTTTAAATATGCCATTAGAAAAAGTAGAGAAGCTTACTGTAGATAATACCAAAGCATTATTTAAGCAGTTTTCTAAAATAATTTAG
- the hslV gene encoding ATP-dependent protease subunit HslV, protein MFDATTILAYKGQGQAVIGGDGQVTFGNTVLKGNATKIRRLYKDQILAGFAGSTADAFNLFDMFETHLESTKGDLLKAVVAFSKEWRKDKVLRRLEAMMIVLNKDHIFILSGTGDVVEPEDGSIASIGSGGNFAISAARALAKHSELKPVDLVKESLMIAGELCIYTNQNIKILEIED, encoded by the coding sequence GTGTTTGACGCAACTACGATACTTGCATATAAAGGACAAGGACAAGCTGTAATTGGTGGAGATGGTCAAGTTACTTTTGGAAATACTGTATTAAAAGGTAATGCTACAAAAATAAGAAGACTATATAAAGACCAAATACTAGCAGGATTTGCAGGAAGTACTGCTGATGCTTTTAATCTTTTTGATATGTTTGAAACTCATTTAGAATCAACAAAGGGTGATTTACTTAAAGCTGTTGTTGCTTTCTCTAAAGAGTGGAGAAAAGATAAGGTTTTAAGAAGACTAGAAGCAATGATGATTGTTTTAAATAAAGACCATATTTTTATTCTTTCAGGAACTGGTGATGTTGTTGAACCAGAAGATGGAAGTATTGCTTCAATTGGAAGTGGTGGAAACTTTGCAATTTCAGCAGCACGTGCTTTAGCAAAACACTCTGAGCTTAAACCAGTTGATTTAGTAAAAGAGTCACTAATGATTGCTGGGGAACTTTGTATATATACAAATCAAAATATTAAAATATTAGAGATAGAGGATTAA
- a CDS encoding recombinase family protein — MSRILSFVRVNNNNEVYTKSQREGIKNYVEKNNISISENVEIEIDTPDQERNILDFLKNCESSSTLLIYDLNVFGRTIETILEVVKFLLSNKIRIIVVKQNLDLIDDKDMLTQMILGVISMTIGLEKELMSLRTKEALTAKKLKGEHLGKPKGTIQKSKFDKQRDKIEELLAVGLSVRKIAKLLGYNNHIGLNNYVKKRNIRNNLPNTLDIAS; from the coding sequence ATGTCTAGAATTTTAAGTTTTGTAAGAGTTAATAACAACAATGAAGTTTATACTAAATCGCAAAGAGAAGGTATTAAAAATTATGTAGAAAAAAACAATATTTCTATTTCAGAAAATGTGGAAATTGAAATCGATACTCCTGACCAAGAAAGAAATATTTTGGATTTTTTAAAAAACTGTGAGTCTTCATCTACTCTTTTAATTTATGATTTAAATGTTTTTGGAAGAACAATTGAAACTATTTTAGAAGTAGTGAAATTTCTTTTATCAAATAAAATTAGAATAATTGTTGTTAAACAAAATCTTGATTTAATTGATGATAAAGATATGTTAACTCAGATGATTCTTGGTGTTATCTCAATGACAATTGGATTAGAAAAAGAGTTAATGAGTTTAAGAACAAAAGAAGCATTAACTGCAAAGAAATTAAAAGGTGAACATTTAGGTAAACCAAAAGGAACAATTCAAAAATCTAAGTTTGATAAACAAAGAGATAAAATTGAAGAGTTATTAGCTGTTGGATTATCTGTTAGAAAAATAGCAAAACTTTTAGGATATAATAATCACATAGGTTTAAATAACTATGTAAAGAAAAGAAATATTAGAAATAATCTTCCTAACACTTTAGACATCGCTAGTTAA
- the cysE gene encoding serine O-acetyltransferase, producing MSLWKQIKEDFSVPKQNDPALNSSFELFFNYPGVWAIVNHRIANRLYNKGWTKTARALVGLGSLLTKTDIHPAATIGRRVFIDHAIGVVIGATTVIEEDVLIYQGVTLGGVSLDKGKRHPTIRANAVIGSGAKVLGNIIIDKNSKVGANSVVVCDVPKNSTAVGVPAKIIKKDKKNCKLAHDDLPDINKEMFKYLIERIHILEEALKEEDGIDVSDKDKKLEEDYNRFINAMNSIKK from the coding sequence ATATCTTTATGGAAGCAAATCAAAGAAGATTTTTCTGTTCCTAAACAAAATGACCCTGCTTTAAACTCTAGCTTTGAACTATTTTTCAACTACCCTGGAGTTTGGGCTATAGTTAATCATAGAATTGCAAATAGACTTTATAATAAAGGTTGGACAAAAACAGCTAGAGCTTTAGTTGGATTAGGTTCTCTTCTAACTAAGACAGATATTCACCCAGCTGCTACTATTGGAAGAAGAGTATTTATTGACCATGCTATTGGGGTTGTTATTGGTGCTACTACTGTTATAGAAGAGGATGTTCTTATTTATCAAGGTGTAACATTAGGTGGAGTTAGTCTTGATAAAGGAAAACGTCACCCTACTATTAGGGCTAATGCAGTTATTGGAAGTGGAGCTAAAGTATTAGGAAATATCATCATTGATAAAAACTCTAAAGTTGGTGCAAACTCAGTTGTAGTTTGCGATGTTCCTAAAAACTCTACAGCAGTTGGAGTTCCAGCTAAGATTATCAAAAAAGATAAAAAGAATTGCAAGCTTGCCCATGATGATTTACCAGATATCAATAAAGAAATGTTTAAATATCTTATTGAAAGAATTCATATTTTAGAAGAAGCTCTAAAAGAAGAAGATGGGATTGATGTAAGTGATAAAGATAAAAAACTAGAAGAAGATTATAATAGATTTATTAACGCAATGAACTCAATAAAGAAGTAA
- the speA gene encoding biosynthetic arginine decarboxylase, with protein sequence MENYGIDVWADDNFFIEDGLAKINHASKPALVDIVRDIRAQDFKGPLLLRFPHLTKKQITKLFTLYNNAIKEYDYKGKFNAVFPLKVNQLPNFLLPLIKSGEEFGYGLEAGSKAELILAMTYNKHGAPITINGFKDKEMIHIAFIAKKMGHNITIIIEGLTELEMMLEVEKETSLPTPNVGIRVRLFNSGDGAWAKSGGIDSKFGLSSTEILEAYELLKANNLLHCLTMIHFHIGSAMTTIKPLKKALKESGHIYAELKNMGAKNLSAINIGGGLAVEYSQYHRTTEYHLQEFANDVIFTLKNIAKQKGVEEPNIFTESGRFISANSTVLITPVLELFSAEYEENNLRLKEVNPPLIEELNALYEDINRRTALEYMHDSMDHLESLLKLFDLGYIDLQDRSNAEILAQLIIKKSICLLEVEDYEELKRIDNKIQEKYLLNFSIFQSLPDFWGIDQEFPIMPITHLDKKPTRSASLWDITCDSDGEIEFNANKPLYLHNVNLEKEEYYLAFFNVGAYQDTLGMRHNLFSHPTEVNVVFQNNELKLEKIIESQKIIDILEDIDYDTNDIKNILEKNLDKNTYKILEKYLHENSYLKTAWSYND encoded by the coding sequence TTGGAAAATTATGGTATAGATGTTTGGGCTGATGATAACTTTTTTATTGAAGATGGTTTAGCAAAAATAAATCATGCATCAAAGCCTGCACTTGTAGATATAGTAAGAGACATTAGAGCACAAGACTTCAAAGGTCCTTTACTACTTAGATTTCCACATCTAACTAAAAAACAGATTACAAAACTGTTTACATTATATAATAATGCTATAAAAGAGTATGACTATAAAGGAAAATTCAACGCAGTTTTTCCTTTAAAAGTAAACCAATTACCAAACTTTTTGCTACCTCTTATAAAATCAGGAGAAGAGTTTGGTTATGGTTTAGAAGCTGGAAGTAAAGCAGAGCTTATCTTAGCCATGACTTATAATAAACATGGTGCACCTATTACTATAAATGGATTTAAAGATAAAGAGATGATTCATATTGCGTTTATTGCTAAAAAAATGGGTCATAATATCACTATTATCATTGAAGGTTTAACTGAACTTGAAATGATGTTAGAAGTAGAAAAAGAGACATCTTTACCAACACCAAATGTAGGAATTAGAGTTAGGCTATTTAATAGTGGTGACGGAGCATGGGCAAAATCAGGAGGAATTGACTCAAAGTTTGGGCTTAGTTCTACAGAGATTTTAGAAGCATATGAACTACTAAAAGCAAATAACTTACTTCATTGTTTAACAATGATTCATTTCCATATTGGTTCTGCAATGACAACTATTAAGCCACTAAAAAAAGCTTTAAAAGAGTCAGGTCATATATATGCTGAACTTAAAAACATGGGTGCTAAAAACCTAAGTGCTATTAATATTGGTGGTGGTTTAGCTGTTGAATATTCTCAATACCATAGAACAACAGAGTATCATTTACAAGAGTTTGCAAATGATGTTATCTTTACACTTAAAAATATTGCTAAACAAAAAGGTGTAGAAGAACCAAATATTTTCACAGAATCAGGAAGATTTATTTCTGCAAATAGTACGGTTTTAATAACACCTGTTTTAGAACTATTCTCAGCAGAGTATGAAGAAAACAACTTAAGATTAAAAGAAGTTAACCCTCCTTTAATTGAAGAATTAAACGCACTATATGAAGATATAAATAGAAGAACTGCTTTAGAGTATATGCACGATAGTATGGATCATTTAGAGTCTTTATTAAAACTTTTTGATTTAGGGTATATTGATTTACAAGATAGAAGTAATGCAGAAATACTAGCACAACTAATTATTAAAAAATCTATTTGCTTACTAGAAGTTGAGGATTATGAAGAGTTAAAAAGAATTGATAATAAAATTCAAGAAAAATATCTATTAAACTTCTCTATTTTCCAATCACTTCCTGATTTTTGGGGAATAGACCAAGAATTTCCTATTATGCCAATTACTCATTTAGATAAAAAGCCTACAAGAAGTGCTTCTTTATGGGATATTACTTGTGATAGTGATGGAGAAATAGAGTTTAATGCAAACAAACCTTTATATTTACATAATGTTAATTTAGAAAAAGAAGAGTATTACCTTGCATTTTTTAATGTTGGTGCTTATCAAGATACATTAGGAATGAGACATAACCTATTCTCTCATCCAACTGAAGTAAATGTTGTTTTTCAAAACAACGAATTAAAACTAGAAAAGATTATTGAATCACAAAAGATTATTGATATTTTAGAAGATATTGATTATGACACTAATGATATCAAGAATATTTTAGAAAAGAATTTAGATAAAAATACTTATAAAATTTTAGAAAAATATTTACATGAAAATAGCTATCTAAAAACTGCATGGAGTTATAATGACTGA
- the hslU gene encoding HslU--HslV peptidase ATPase subunit codes for MDMTPKEIVNFLDDYVIGQKNAKKTIALALRNRYRRMKVEPELQEEIMPKNILMIGSTGVGKTEIARRLSKMMGLPFIKVEASKYTEVGFVGRDVESMVRDLVFESINLVTKEFEEKIKDKIDQEINKQIIEILVPPLPESATDSARESFIKTYNKMEEKLLAGELDDKKIEIEVPKKAHVEIIDSSMPMDMTSMQESLNKMLGGLNKEKIKKEVTIKDAKVLLKDVASESLLDQEAIKIEAIKRAENGGIIFLDEIDKIATGSKAQNQDPSKEGVQRDLLPIVEGSSVHTKFGQIKTDHILFIAAGAFHVSKPSDLLPELQGRFPLRVELENLNEDALYQILTNTKNSLLRQYKALLAVEDVELDFDDEAIHAFAKYSVSANEKTEDIGARRLHTVIEKVIEDISFEADTKAGEKIIITKELVEEKLDDIVDNEDTARYIL; via the coding sequence ATGGATATGACACCTAAAGAGATTGTAAATTTTTTAGATGATTATGTAATTGGTCAAAAGAATGCTAAAAAAACAATCGCATTGGCATTAAGAAATAGATATAGAAGAATGAAAGTTGAACCAGAACTTCAAGAAGAGATTATGCCAAAAAATATTCTAATGATTGGAAGTACTGGTGTAGGTAAAACTGAAATTGCTAGAAGACTTTCAAAAATGATGGGATTACCATTTATTAAAGTAGAAGCATCAAAATATACAGAAGTTGGTTTTGTAGGAAGAGATGTTGAGTCTATGGTTAGGGATTTAGTTTTTGAATCAATCAATTTAGTTACAAAAGAGTTTGAAGAAAAAATTAAAGATAAAATAGACCAAGAGATTAATAAGCAAATTATTGAAATATTAGTTCCACCTTTACCTGAAAGTGCAACTGATAGTGCAAGAGAATCATTTATTAAAACATATAATAAGATGGAAGAAAAACTTCTTGCTGGTGAATTAGATGATAAAAAAATTGAAATAGAAGTTCCTAAAAAAGCTCATGTTGAAATTATTGATTCATCAATGCCTATGGATATGACTTCTATGCAAGAAAGCTTAAATAAAATGCTTGGTGGACTTAATAAAGAGAAAATCAAAAAAGAAGTAACTATTAAAGATGCTAAAGTTTTATTAAAAGATGTTGCAAGTGAAAGTTTACTTGACCAAGAAGCAATTAAAATTGAAGCAATTAAAAGAGCAGAAAATGGTGGTATTATTTTCTTAGATGAGATTGATAAAATTGCAACAGGTTCAAAAGCTCAAAATCAAGACCCATCAAAAGAGGGTGTTCAAAGAGACTTACTTCCAATAGTTGAAGGAAGTTCAGTTCATACTAAATTTGGTCAAATAAAAACTGATCATATTCTGTTTATAGCAGCTGGAGCATTCCATGTTTCTAAACCTAGTGACTTATTACCAGAGTTACAAGGAAGATTCCCTTTAAGAGTTGAGTTAGAAAACTTAAATGAAGATGCACTTTATCAGATTTTAACAAATACTAAAAACTCACTGCTTAGACAATATAAAGCATTACTTGCTGTTGAAGATGTTGAATTAGACTTTGATGATGAAGCAATTCATGCCTTTGCTAAGTATTCAGTTAGTGCAAATGAAAAAACAGAGGATATTGGAGCAAGAAGACTTCATACTGTAATAGAAAAAGTTATAGAAGATATCTCTTTTGAAGCAGATACAAAAGCAGGTGAAAAAATTATTATTACAAAAGAATTAGTTGAAGAGAAACTAGATGATATTGTAGATAATGAAGATACAGCGCGGTATATTTTATAA
- the tmk gene encoding dTMP kinase, with amino-acid sequence MYVVIEGVDTAGKSTQLDILKKNHKEAVFTKEPGGTEIGLKLRAMALNGEATSKTAEMFLFLADRAEHIEQVIKPNEGKMVVSDRSVISGISYAKELPLEVVTSLNLIATQNTLPSHVILLELSKEELTKRLSGKTNDSIESRGIDYLLDIQDRMKKTVEMLNLNHIYIDASLSIEEISQKIEGFING; translated from the coding sequence ATGTATGTAGTAATTGAAGGAGTTGATACAGCTGGTAAATCAACTCAACTTGATATTTTGAAAAAGAACCACAAAGAAGCGGTATTTACAAAAGAACCAGGTGGAACAGAAATAGGTTTAAAACTAAGAGCAATGGCTTTAAATGGTGAAGCGACAAGTAAAACTGCTGAAATGTTTTTATTTCTTGCAGATAGAGCTGAACATATAGAACAAGTTATTAAGCCTAACGAAGGGAAGATGGTTGTAAGTGATAGAAGTGTAATTAGTGGTATCTCTTATGCTAAAGAGTTACCTTTAGAAGTTGTTACAAGCTTAAACCTTATAGCAACACAAAATACACTACCTAGTCATGTTATCTTACTTGAATTATCAAAAGAAGAATTAACAAAAAGATTAAGTGGAAAAACAAATGACTCTATAGAATCAAGGGGTATTGATTACTTACTTGATATTCAAGATAGAATGAAAAAAACAGTAGAGATGTTAAATTTAAATCATATTTATATTGATGCAAGCCTAAGCATCGAAGAAATTTCACAAAAGATAGAAGGATTTATTAATGGCTAA
- a CDS encoding sulfite exporter TauE/SafE family protein produces MYELLAFGAMTGFISGFFGVGGGMVLVPMLLFAGFIMKEAVAISIMQMVFSSIYGSFLNSKKAKNVLKDGLIIGIGGFFGGLQSGFIITNFSNETLQYVFIAILLYSIISIFKSPAEFNEEEKKSSNKFFLFIIGALIGAIAMSIGVGGSILLTPLLVRFLNYDLKKATSLGLFFVIFSSVAGFTSLTVNNQMLFQEGATVGIASLIGVYFGIKLKNSIKSTSYKKYILLLYIVIFISMVYKTI; encoded by the coding sequence ATGTATGAACTTTTAGCATTTGGAGCCATGACAGGATTTATCTCAGGATTTTTCGGTGTTGGTGGAGGAATGGTTCTTGTTCCTATGCTTCTATTTGCTGGTTTTATTATGAAAGAAGCTGTTGCTATTTCTATTATGCAAATGGTTTTTTCTTCGATTTATGGTTCATTTCTAAACTCTAAAAAAGCTAAAAATGTTTTAAAAGATGGTTTAATCATCGGTATTGGAGGCTTTTTTGGAGGTTTACAAAGTGGTTTTATTATCACAAACTTTTCAAATGAAACTTTACAATATGTTTTCATAGCTATTTTACTTTACTCTATAATCTCTATTTTTAAGTCTCCTGCTGAATTCAATGAAGAAGAAAAGAAAAGTAGTAACAAATTCTTTTTATTTATTATTGGAGCCTTAATTGGAGCTATTGCTATGAGTATAGGTGTTGGTGGTTCAATTCTTTTAACTCCCCTACTTGTAAGATTTTTAAACTATGATTTAAAAAAAGCTACATCATTGGGATTATTTTTTGTTATCTTCTCATCAGTTGCAGGATTTACATCACTAACAGTAAATAATCAAATGCTATTTCAAGAAGGTGCAACTGTTGGTATAGCTTCACTTATTGGTGTTTATTTTGGAATAAAACTAAAAAATAGTATAAAATCAACATCATATAAAAAGTATATTCTACTTTTATATATTGTGATTTTTATATCTATGGTTTATAAAACTATCTAA
- the rplI gene encoding 50S ribosomal protein L9, producing the protein MKVLLLKDVKGTGKEGDVVEVKDGYGKNFLIGKGLALLATNEVLNKYKAQQRKLAEIEAQEIAEAKELSEKLNSTKLTIKHKIGANGHLIGSVTNKEISEELKTQFDIELDKKALTLKSKIKAEGIFEVDCKLGHGIHGTLKVDIIGVQ; encoded by the coding sequence ATGAAAGTATTATTATTAAAAGACGTTAAGGGAACTGGAAAAGAAGGTGATGTAGTTGAAGTTAAAGACGGATATGGTAAGAATTTTTTAATTGGAAAAGGTCTTGCTCTTCTTGCTACAAATGAAGTTCTTAATAAATACAAAGCGCAACAAAGAAAATTAGCAGAGATTGAAGCACAAGAGATTGCTGAAGCTAAAGAGCTTTCTGAGAAATTAAACTCTACAAAATTAACTATTAAACATAAAATTGGTGCAAATGGACACTTAATTGGTTCTGTTACTAATAAAGAGATTAGTGAAGAGTTAAAAACTCAATTTGATATTGAACTTGATAAAAAAGCATTAACATTAAAATCAAAAATCAAAGCAGAAGGTATTTTTGAAGTTGATTGTAAATTAGGTCATGGAATTCATGGTACTTTAAAAGTGGATATTATAGGAGTTCAATAG
- the coaD gene encoding pantetheine-phosphate adenylyltransferase — translation MTEKIKKPIDSYRKAIYSGTFDPITNGHMDIIRRATNIFDEVVIAVAKSERKGPMFSHEQRVEFAKAATKDMETVRVIGFDTLLVDLATELEVHTIIRGLRAVSDFEYELQMGYANSSINKKLETLYLMPTLENAFVSSTIVREIIRFDGKFCHLVPDEVLKCM, via the coding sequence ATGACAGAAAAAATTAAAAAACCTATTGACTCTTATAGAAAAGCTATTTATAGTGGGACTTTTGACCCAATTACAAACGGTCATATGGATATTATAAGAAGAGCTACAAATATCTTTGATGAAGTTGTTATTGCAGTTGCAAAAAGCGAAAGAAAAGGTCCAATGTTTTCCCATGAACAAAGGGTTGAGTTTGCAAAAGCTGCAACTAAAGATATGGAAACAGTTAGAGTTATTGGTTTTGATACTTTATTAGTTGATTTAGCAACAGAGCTTGAAGTACATACTATTATTAGAGGGCTTAGAGCTGTTTCAGATTTTGAATATGAATTACAAATGGGTTATGCAAACTCATCAATCAATAAAAAACTAGAAACACTTTATCTAATGCCAACATTAGAAAATGCCTTTGTTTCTTCAACAATTGTAAGAGAAATCATTAGGTTTGATGGTAAGTTCTGTCATCTTGTTCCAGACGAGGTATTAAAATGTATGTAG